In Mangrovivirga cuniculi, the following proteins share a genomic window:
- a CDS encoding TetR/AcrR family transcriptional regulator, whose product MTDKKEKILNAALELFSSDGYNGTSTGKIARKAGVSEGLIFRHFTNKEGLLKAVVDLGEERVKQLYNPLLNLNEPKKIIKKAIDIPFEVPVEEYQFWKLQYKIKWEIEDYNDEKLDPVRAALRNAFEKLEYQFPEMESEALIILTEGIGGSILKGSALNRKNVKEYLYNKYEI is encoded by the coding sequence ATGACTGATAAAAAAGAAAAAATACTAAATGCAGCTTTGGAATTATTCTCCTCAGATGGCTACAATGGCACTTCAACGGGAAAAATAGCCAGAAAAGCAGGTGTATCTGAAGGTCTGATTTTTCGTCATTTCACTAATAAAGAAGGGTTATTAAAAGCTGTGGTGGATCTTGGAGAAGAAAGAGTTAAACAGCTTTACAATCCATTATTGAATTTAAATGAACCAAAGAAAATAATTAAAAAAGCAATTGACATCCCATTCGAGGTCCCGGTAGAAGAATATCAGTTTTGGAAACTTCAGTATAAAATCAAATGGGAAATTGAAGATTATAATGATGAAAAACTGGATCCTGTAAGGGCAGCTTTAAGAAATGCATTTGAAAAATTAGAATATCAATTTCCGGAAATGGAATCTGAGGCATTGATTATTTTGACAGAAGGAATAGGAGGAAGCATACTAAAAGGATCTGCTTTAAACAGAAAAAACGTTAAGGAATATCTTTACAATAAATACGAAATATAA
- a CDS encoding sodium:calcium antiporter, with the protein MELALYIFIIIVSSLIVYKGGSMLENASEILANHYDLPSVVKGSLIMAVGSSFPELSAVLVSTILHGTFDLGVSAVVGSAIFNIMVIPGLSSALYGSQKADHSLVYKDSQFYLTSIVVLMLTFALGVIYYPEEGTDNIIGSVTRELALIPFLLYGLYIYLQFVDTKEHREKTNGDNRKEHEEIWKIWLKLVISLVLILVSVEGLVRGALFLGEYFNTPDFFWGITVIAAATSVPDAVVSIRAAQKGDGTAGLSNVLGSNIFDLLVAVPAGVLIAGAATVNITIAVPMMLFLTIATIAFFALLRYNLVLSRSEGIGMLVGYLLFVIWMLLESFDVISIVLK; encoded by the coding sequence ATGGAGCTAGCCCTTTATATATTCATAATTATTGTCTCATCATTGATAGTTTATAAGGGAGGATCTATGCTCGAAAATGCTTCTGAAATTCTTGCTAACCACTATGATCTTCCTTCTGTGGTGAAGGGGAGTTTAATTATGGCAGTGGGATCAAGCTTTCCGGAACTTTCTGCAGTATTGGTGTCAACTATTTTACATGGTACTTTCGATCTGGGTGTATCTGCTGTGGTTGGCAGCGCAATTTTTAATATAATGGTGATTCCCGGTCTTTCTTCAGCTTTATATGGTTCTCAAAAGGCAGATCACAGTTTAGTGTATAAAGACTCGCAATTTTACCTAACTTCAATTGTGGTATTAATGCTAACTTTTGCTTTAGGAGTAATTTATTATCCTGAGGAAGGTACTGATAATATTATTGGAAGTGTTACCAGGGAGCTAGCACTTATTCCATTCCTGCTATATGGACTGTATATTTATCTGCAATTTGTTGACACAAAGGAACACAGAGAAAAAACAAATGGAGATAACCGAAAGGAGCATGAAGAAATTTGGAAAATCTGGCTTAAGCTGGTTATCAGCCTGGTATTAATTCTGGTAAGTGTAGAGGGGCTAGTCAGAGGAGCGCTGTTTCTTGGAGAGTACTTTAACACACCTGATTTTTTCTGGGGTATCACAGTCATTGCTGCTGCTACTAGTGTACCAGACGCTGTTGTGAGTATTAGAGCTGCTCAAAAGGGTGATGGAACAGCAGGGTTGTCAAATGTGCTCGGAAGTAATATATTCGATTTACTTGTGGCAGTGCCTGCCGGAGTTTTGATAGCGGGTGCAGCTACTGTAAATATAACAATAGCTGTTCCGATGATGTTATTTCTAACCATCGCTACAATCGCTTTTTTTGCTTTATTACGCTATAATCTTGTACTTTCAAGATCTGAAGGCATCGGAATGCTTGTTGGCTACTTATTATTTGTGATCTGGATGTTACTGGAATCTTTTGATGTGATTTCTATAGTACTTAAGTAA
- a CDS encoding oxidoreductase: MKNAQTVLITGASSGMGKDMANALIDLGYTVYAAARRIENMTEIGDKGGIPVKMDITNESDIETVIKIIKDNHDGVDILINNAGFGLYGAVEDTSIEEARYQFEVNLFGLASLTRKVLPYMRKNKSGKIINISSMGGKIYTPMGAWYHATKFALEGWSDCLRLELKPFDIDVILIEPGIIKTAFGTTLHDPLLKRSGNSEYSKMATAIAKATKKSYNSEAGSSPRVITNQIIKAINSKRPKTRYVAGAMAKPLIILRRILSDKMFDKIIMSQVK; this comes from the coding sequence ATGAAAAATGCACAAACAGTACTTATAACTGGCGCTTCTTCAGGAATGGGGAAAGATATGGCCAATGCTTTGATCGACCTTGGTTACACGGTGTATGCAGCTGCCAGAAGAATTGAAAATATGACAGAAATAGGTGATAAAGGTGGTATACCGGTTAAAATGGATATCACGAATGAAAGTGATATTGAAACAGTAATAAAAATCATTAAAGATAATCATGATGGAGTTGATATTTTGATCAATAACGCAGGATTTGGACTTTACGGTGCCGTAGAAGATACTTCTATTGAAGAAGCGAGATATCAATTTGAAGTAAACCTGTTTGGCCTGGCATCACTGACCCGGAAGGTATTACCCTATATGCGAAAAAATAAAAGTGGGAAGATCATAAACATATCATCTATGGGCGGAAAAATATATACTCCAATGGGGGCGTGGTACCATGCCACAAAATTTGCATTAGAAGGATGGTCTGACTGCCTCAGACTTGAATTAAAACCATTTGATATTGATGTTATACTAATCGAACCTGGTATAATTAAAACGGCATTTGGCACTACACTTCACGACCCATTATTAAAAAGATCAGGAAATAGTGAATACAGTAAAATGGCTACAGCGATTGCTAAGGCTACAAAAAAATCATACAATAGTGAAGCCGGATCCTCTCCCAGAGTGATAACTAATCAAATAATTAAAGCGATAAACTCAAAAAGACCTAAAACAAGATATGTTGCCGGAGCTATGGCTAAACCTCTAATCATTTTAAGAAGAATATTGAGTGATAAAATGTTTGACAAGATAATAATGAGTCAGGTGAAATAA
- a CDS encoding CheR family methyltransferase: MKVTQAEINSFTEVLYAKYGFDFTCYEPQSLNRRVNRVLHVLGYNTIHDLWTDMLQKPSLVYKFMDEVSVGLTAMFRDPVMWSRLRSVLYNEFKSKQNLNIWIAGCSTGEEVYTLAIVLYEMGMLHQTRILATDMNHTALEVARSGVYHELKIVDYEKNYTEYNKFGTFSRYFKRNAPHVMMRPDLLSNTTFKYHNLVTDKIDQDFDLIFCRNVMIYFDADTKSKLVKNFHRNINDNGYLITGFFDSIFCEENQRLFNSELSGFRMFKKSPAMIINRTNLSA, translated from the coding sequence ATGAAAGTCACACAGGCAGAGATCAATTCATTTACTGAAGTGTTATATGCCAAATATGGATTTGATTTTACTTGTTATGAACCACAGTCTTTGAATCGAAGAGTAAATCGTGTGCTACATGTTCTTGGTTATAACACAATACATGATCTATGGACCGATATGCTTCAGAAACCTTCTCTGGTATATAAATTTATGGATGAAGTAAGTGTTGGATTAACTGCAATGTTCAGAGATCCTGTAATGTGGAGTAGATTGAGAAGTGTATTATATAACGAATTTAAATCGAAGCAAAATCTGAACATCTGGATTGCTGGTTGTTCTACCGGGGAAGAAGTCTATACCTTAGCTATTGTGTTATACGAAATGGGAATGTTGCACCAGACCAGGATATTGGCTACTGATATGAATCACACTGCATTGGAAGTAGCCAGGTCAGGAGTATATCACGAGCTAAAGATTGTTGATTACGAAAAGAATTATACAGAATATAATAAGTTCGGTACTTTCAGTAGGTATTTTAAGAGAAACGCTCCTCATGTGATGATGCGGCCCGATCTTTTAAGTAATACTACTTTTAAATATCATAACCTTGTGACTGATAAAATAGACCAGGATTTTGATTTGATATTTTGCAGAAATGTAATGATTTATTTTGATGCTGATACAAAGTCAAAGCTAGTGAAAAATTTTCATCGAAATATTAACGATAACGGGTATTTAATCACTGGATTTTTCGATTCAATTTTCTGTGAAGAAAATCAGAGATTGTTTAATAGTGAATTGTCTGGCTTTAGGATGTTCAAGAAATCACCTGCTATGATAATTAATAGGACTAATTTATCAGCTTAA
- a CDS encoding gasdermin, translating to MNLKNDLRDVGYDLIDSPIRNHKPLQLWLKKTFDVPELYYENVNHAFRSDTEIDIIEDQALRVNYNQQQQYKFNIGITVLEQLLVSLGLGNLSLSSKFKSGSSVSISYGKSKTLTIPSGIISRFFSMADFQHPNPELIRNANRNNILIITGVLSAKDLKATIVTNKEIDNSVTGELSDMAEGNASFQMTSDNVMEIYSEGNAAFPIAVKANRLDFDKGEYSDIKLITDNRSFF from the coding sequence ATGAACTTAAAAAATGACCTTCGAGATGTTGGCTACGACCTCATCGATAGCCCGATTCGTAATCACAAACCTCTCCAGTTATGGTTAAAAAAGACCTTTGATGTTCCTGAATTATATTATGAAAATGTAAACCATGCTTTTAGGTCCGACACCGAAATAGATATTATCGAAGATCAGGCGCTAAGAGTTAATTACAACCAACAACAGCAATATAAATTTAACATAGGCATTACAGTTCTCGAACAGTTATTGGTTTCACTGGGATTGGGAAATCTTTCCCTTTCAAGCAAATTCAAAAGCGGCTCTTCTGTCTCAATCAGTTATGGAAAAAGCAAGACGCTAACAATACCTTCAGGAATTATTTCCAGGTTCTTTTCCATGGCTGACTTTCAACACCCAAATCCTGAATTGATTAGAAATGCAAACAGGAACAATATATTGATAATCACGGGAGTGTTGTCAGCGAAAGATCTGAAAGCAACAATTGTAACTAATAAAGAAATTGACAATAGTGTTACGGGAGAACTATCAGATATGGCTGAGGGAAACGCATCATTTCAGATGACTAGTGACAATGTAATGGAAATATATTCTGAAGGAAATGCCGCTTTTCCGATTGCTGTAAAAGCAAACAGGCTGGATTTTGATAAAGGAGAGTACAGTGATATCAAATTAATTACTGATAATCGTTCTTTCTTTTAA
- a CDS encoding BLUF domain-containing protein — MLSHLVYLSKRNPNCTSEEIENILQSCNKNNKEYNLTGVLLYSDKQFVQYLEGEYDEILALYDRIKGDPRHSNIVMITSGPINDRAFPSWQMGAKKVDFNSIEFKTNMSPNEQAEFKNILKGEENNNALKLVKKFFN; from the coding sequence ATGTTATCACATTTAGTTTATTTAAGTAAAAGAAATCCTAATTGCACATCTGAAGAAATTGAAAATATACTTCAATCCTGCAATAAAAATAATAAGGAATATAATCTTACTGGAGTATTGCTGTATTCTGATAAGCAATTTGTCCAATATCTAGAAGGAGAGTATGATGAAATCTTAGCATTGTACGATAGAATAAAAGGGGATCCAAGACATAGTAACATTGTCATGATTACTAGTGGTCCAATTAATGACAGAGCTTTTCCAAGCTGGCAAATGGGAGCAAAAAAAGTTGATTTTAATTCTATTGAGTTTAAAACTAATATGTCTCCAAATGAGCAGGCAGAATTTAAAAATATTTTGAAAGGTGAGGAAAATAATAATGCACTTAAATTGGTGAAGAAGTTTTTCAATTAA